One Aphidius gifuensis isolate YNYX2018 linkage group LG5, ASM1490517v1, whole genome shotgun sequence genomic region harbors:
- the LOC122856838 gene encoding thiamine transporter 1-like translates to MNWIKISLLLCSFGFLKEFRPGEAFITEYLTSWKNLTSTQVIEDVYPLATYSNLINTIVMLLLTDFLRYKPIIILCGLSGIIIYLLLTFTNQLITMKLFEFGFGLYLSTDIAYYTYIYAKVEREHYQKVSSYTRSAFLFGRFISSSLSQTLITFNLLNYHQLNYLTIGGQIAATISALLLPNVEQSIYFHPKLDVPLTNRYDKIKKAYQMLWNDFIKAFTNRHVLKWSLWWAAANCGYVQVLIYSQALWQTAVKNDQQLYNGLVEALYSIIGAIAVFFVGMLKLNWSSVGEIILALFTWIESIILFVISSNYNLWFLYVLYIIFGVIYHAIATIASSEVAKKISRDSYGLIFGIVLIISLAMESILTFFIATGNVFELNIRQQFTIYAGYFGVFAMIFTIISIFKIIKKIKNGEEIKIWIDNDTN, encoded by the exons atgaattggattaaaatatcattgttattgtgtTCATTTGGTTTTCTCAAAGAATTTCGTCCAGGTGAAGCTTTCATCACCGAGTATTTAACAAGCtggaaaaatttaacaagcaCACAA GTAATTGAAGATGTCTATCCACTTGCTACATATAGTAATTTGATAAACACAATTGTCATGTTATTGTTGACTGATTTTTTACGTTACAagccaataataatattatgtggATTATCtggtataataatatatttattattaacatttacaaatcaattaataacaatgaaattatttgaatttggttttggattatatttatcaactgaTATTGCTTACTACACGTATATTTATGCTAAAGTTGAACGAGAACATTATCAAAAAGTATCAAGTTACACACGATCAGCATTTCTTTTTGGTCGTTTTATATCAAGTTCCTTATCACAAACATTGATTACATTTAATCTACtgaattatcatcaacttAATTACTTAACTAttggag GTCAAATTGCAGCAACAATATCAGCATTATTACTACCAAATGTTGaacaatcaatatattttcatcctAAATTAGATGTTCCATTGACAAATagatatgataaaattaaaaaagcatATCAAATGTTGTggaatgattttataaaagcaTTTACAAATCGACATGTGTTGAAGTGGTCTTTATGGTGGGCAGCTGCTAATTGTGGCTATGTACAGGTATTAATTTACAGTCAAGCATTATGGCAAACTGCTGTTAAAAATGATCAACAACTTTACAATGGTCTTGTTGAAGCACTGTACTCAATAATTGGTGCTATTGCtgtattttttgttggaaTGTTAAAGTTAAACTGGAGCTCAGTTGGTGAAATAATACTTGCATTATTTACGTGGATTgaatcaattatattatttgtcatttctAGTAATTACAATTTGTggtttttatatgttttatatattatttttggtgTTATTTATCATGCAATTGCTACTATTGCCAGTTCTGaagttgctaaaaaaatatcaagagatAGTTATGgattaatttttggtattgTTTTGATTATTTCGTTGGCTATGGAAAGtatattgacattttttatagCAACTGGTAATGTCTTTGAATTAAACATCAGGCAACAG
- the LOC122856739 gene encoding general transcription factor 3C polypeptide 1-like — protein MQISTDNMIYSPSMNLVDIVVDEIALEGMDGITLEALWSRLSIRLDCKLPLSEFFMEQIWKICLSVKDLKFYELQNERDKLVIFDRYKYVDEDLGTIQEPDDVPDDIYLHCPIDDVTNGQKGSCMDYDKRKLIDNIKNIQLNNALNDYGNKLIIVASQNLRENALMGDCVCPTIDLNIKQYCFLERIGRSRYHGEVTQGKRSLVILGEEPKTLFYHRKVLTKYKLITKQLHHQKSSTHSTPGSLLHLIRFYVERKPKMIYLAEKIVDILKNSNNYMIDMQELKTQLQMHNSIRKLMKMSFFRKVVTTINERYRNIYPNAKEIEWKRKGCDKEKYIYAFKLIDPNVDINDLWYDNDTYEDDEYYELDISSQCINQPLLTQANLAVESTTCNGISQTDLSKKMGLTRLVSRTMFRNLEKIGLVGTYIDDIGRQKTTKYLSRKYEKNSELSKQLLVERNKMLEYKKISMAFNNNDDTTTAIIIDNTQNIEDNNVIEIDNTTTTATTTSTTNESNNVNLIKRHNLFLNVNKILKKYKLNNYMKNYKITYENLIEKNNNDELLMKKNDNFNISIEENILLSNINSNYRYFKKFINEKNNIKKRTISTKKITRKNIILETLEKCKIIDTFKMLNVINDKEPGTSTRIDKKSLFRLLDEMQHDKLIKNIKLTLTSIDNSKIKLRLLICHVSVNINDQLFQSIIDDAQLKFTHPVTCSKKLRNNKLCRPKLTIKKTTKIRKKLNEKIALKQKIIEPSKIATVATAAPSSMIPNPRAGYKYGRKPKFARMKVLHLFLYYRIFEHNNMSTNKNITREEKLNILSQCNSKINITNNMIDEMPEIYNTDGDWKMFIPPLSCKKNSPIGWISMTDIIYHMPLSLCLNIYNMRYVIPDLDDYFNHPIRKNYLIKDLPLPIRRALMIDKKYITALHETIQLLCFIGLVQFGPHHYKKKDEVEIYVNRKSQLMNTIETSPNYYQIDKNKNYPIENYTFDTMQIVEEYWHRMHFICINTPLGSRLNDEGKEIVFEELNKKNNMIELLKPIIYKDAEVKDNGIMPGDKLGASGIDSAFFSHLKRNWDIGFVNQNNNLTNNDDTCYERKRYLSNIKVKPIKFIDLSGIKKISGPTNLTANELKDETKKKNTNNNNNNKNDKININIIEEQLKDEFLNNSNNNLNKEKRNCTYVRKILPRRNKKKRRVKYDDIDNSALQKMNKLRVDWSSREDNILLVCKVVMMFLCPNPRRQIITFTLVRDVLRLYSSKKSQNKTSRACQRRLLFMLKQPRTVHSVSLGVEELKQNHFITSKYGDVITKIKKIINIDERDEKCAEIFKELVAYVAKKYYDISHKKIKNNLHNINTIQEFNLLYEICDSSQKIQNIRNQQYDIKSLHDIYLSTLNSVIYSSMNCENHTSWAYQLCKIYKQYPEYLLRNAITKIRTQQMISVKKTYETIVKKRGNFMPLSSNQYQFSIAYNYKFYMKLPDYIFNDVFSFFKNIINSYKTMTNNNSINDGVLINSSTNSGMVFSIYESLLNNLINFNINIPDHIITLDPNCSEYDDETFARISKRYQDILASLEQLKFERNTNTNNDNNDADIMEIENDNSNNNEKVKNDNEIDSNTDKQKTNKKSVNTKASSWTVAHLKSLLFDETINSQIDNNSTVNNERKYDNFLNDKTMDIEYLRLQDGTVIEITKDDVKNEKSLLLDDDMYDIFLNAREKDDYKECYNDRMAIDRLMAIVDEPETMEIETSNQQVEENIQTNLSDNQISQKQTETIDINNDDSIKNNNININKNSEIINNKNNDTNDDNKKKYTRIALLKMREELTDLPNNNYAHDYFHVNAFDIYYKLPQLDNELLNNSELIIDNKLTSKLLMFDDNNDKIITSDFNDNILYPTDPIDIDEIKNLIIDKYDIDENNINDIINFVENKHEQGATLKQLTINYYKLIGNKLYKILLFLCKKKLFLRTGVTVTRYIHKKYTDPWIIKSVRIKRLQRENLPPIPQSSIYLFSNSKLNKDDPTINQDKMEIDNEQSTSSKSNTYNTADEKKTIMKIGDVEKAVQTLDSNTTENVNVIIRPWIKVDGQINNSVFEKMLGSVLSYCSMNPGVYMTKVQDKFSPALQYYHTRELIEFLVKLNCLKLTILKKEASTLFSKSEFSRLKYPLENDGSSEFEADIIIDTTICSIIKFSSFLRENKSQLQL, from the exons atgcaAATTTCAACTGATAATATGATTTATTCACCGTCAATGAACCTGGTGGACATTGTCGTTGATGAAATTGCACTTGAAGGTATGGATGGTATAACATTAGAGGCATTATGGTCAAGATTATCAATAAGACTTGATTGTAAATTACCATTGAGTGAATTTTTTATGGAacaaatatggaaaatatgtttatcagtaaaagatttaaaattttatgagcTACAAAATGAAAGAGATAAACTTGTAATATTTGATCGTTATAAATATGTTGATGAAGATTTAGGTACAATACAAGAACCAGATGATGTACcagatgatatttatttacattgtcCAATTGATGATGTTACAAATGGCCAAAAAGGTTCATGTATGGATTATGATAAacgtaaattaattgataatattaaaaacatacaattaaataatgcaTTAAATGATTatggtaataaattaataattgttgcatCACAAAATTTACGTGAAAATGCATTAATGGGTGATTGTGTTTGTCcaacaattgatttaaatataaaacaatattgttttttagaaAGAATTGGAAGATCACGTTATCATGGTGAAGTTACACAAGGTAAAAGAAGTCTAGTAATATTAGGTGAAGAaccaaaaacattattttatcatagaaaagtattaacaaaatataaattaataacaaaacaattacatcatcaaaaatcatcaacacATAGTACACCTGGTTCATTGCTACATTTAATACGTTTTTATGTTGAAAGAAAACCAAAAATGATATATCTTgctgaaaaaattgttgatatattaaaaaatagtaataattatatgattgATATGCAAGAATTAAAAACACAATTACAAATGCATAATTCAATAcgtaaattaatgaaaatgtcattttttcgaaaagttgttacaacaataaatgaacgatatagaaatatatatccaaATGCTAAAGAAATTGAATGGAAAAGAAAAGGTtgtgataaagaaaaatatatatatgcatttaaattaattgatcctaatgttgatattaatgatttatggTATGACAATGATACATATGAAGATGATGAATATTATGAACTTGATATATCATCACAGTGTATTAATCAGCCATTATTAACACAAGCAAATTTAGCTGTTGAATCAACAACTTGTAATGGTATTAGTCAaactgatttatcaaaaaaaatggGATTAACAAGACTTGTATCAAGAACAATGTTtagaaatttagaaaaaattggtCTTGTTGGTACgtatattgatgatattggtagacaaaaaacaactaaatatttatcacgtaaatatgaaaaaaatagtgaattaagtaaacaattattagttgaaagaaataaaatgttggaatataaaaaaatatcaatggcatttaataataatgatgatacaacaacagcaataattattgataatactcaaaatattgaagataataatgtaattgaaattgataatacaacaacaacagcaacaacaacatcaacaacaaatgaatcaaataatgtaaatttaataaaacgtcataatttatttttaaatgtaaataaaatattgaaaaaatataaattaaataattacatgaaaaattataaaataacatatgaaaatttaattgaaaaaaataataatgatgaattattaatgaaaaaaaatgataattttaatatttctattgaagaaaatatattattatcaaatataaatagtaattatagatattttaaaaaatttataaatgaaaaaaataatattaaaaaaagaacaatatcaactaaaaaaataacacgtaaaaatataatattagaaacattagaaaaatgtaaaataattgatacatttaaaatgttaaatgttattaatgataaaGAGCCAGGAACATCAACgagaattgataaaaaatcattatttcgTTTACTTGATGAAATGCAAcatgacaaattaattaaaaatataaagctaACATTaacatcaattgataatagtaaaataaaattaagattaTTAATATGTCATGTTAgtgttaatattaatgatcaattatttcaatcaataattgatgatgcacaattaaaatttactcaTCCAGTAACATGTAGTAAAAAACtacgtaataataaattatgtcgaccaaaattaacaattaaaaaaacaactaaaatacgtaaaaagttaaatgaaaaaattgcattaaagcaaaaaattattgagcCATCAAAAATAGCTACTGTTGCTACTGCTGCACCATCAAGCATGATACCAAATCCACGTGCTGGATATAAATATGGTAGAAAACCAAAATTTGCTCGTATGAAagtattacatttatttttatattatcgtATTTTTGAGCATAATAATATGagcacaaataaaaatataacacgtgaagaaaaattaaatatattatcacaatgtaatagtaaaataaatataacaaataacatGATTGATGAAATGccagaaatatataatacagaTGGTGATTGGAAAATGTTTATACCACCattatcatgtaaaaaaaattcaccaatTGGTTGGATATCAATGActgatataatttatcatatgcCATTATCAttgtgtttaaatatttataatatgcgTTATGTTATACCAGatcttgatgattattttaatcatccaatacgtaaaaattatttaataaaagatttaCCATTACCAATTAGAAGAGCACttatgattgataaaaaatatataacagcATTACATGAAACAATACAATTACTTTGTTTCATTGGTCTTGTACAATTTGGTCCacatcattataaaaaaaaagatgaagttGAAATATATGTTAATCGTAAAAGTCAATTAATGAATACAATTGAAACATcaccaaattattatcaaattgataaaaataaaaattatccaattgaaaattatacatttGATACAATGCAAATTGTTGAAGAATATTGGCATCGTATGCATTTTATATGTATCAATACACCACTTGGTAGTAGATTAAATGATGAAGGTAAAGAAATTGTAtttgaagaattaaataaaaaaaataatatgattgaATTACTTAAACcaattatatataaagatGCTGAAGTAAAAGATAATGGTATAATGCCTGGTGATAAACTTGGTGCATCTGGTATTGATTCAgcatttttttcacatttaaaaagaaattgggATATTGGTTttgttaatcaaaataataatttaacaaataatgatgatacatGCTATGAAAGAAAAcgttatttatcaaatattaaagttaaaccaattaaatttattgacttgagtggtattaaaaaaatatctggacCAACAAATTTAACTGCAAATGAACTAAAAgatgaaacaaaaaagaaaaacacaaataataataataataataaaaatgataaaataaatattaatattattgaagaaCAATTgaaagatgaatttttaaataatagtaataataatttaaataaagaaaaaagaaattgtacatatgttagaaaaatattaccacgtagaaataaaaaaaaacgacgtgttaaatatgatgatattgataatagtgcattacaaaaaatgaataaattacgTGTTGATTGGAGTAGTCGTgaagataatatattattagtaTGTAAAGTTGTTATGATGTTTTTATGTCCAAATCCAAGAagacaaataataacatttactCTTGTACGTGATGTTCTACGTTTATATTCAtctaaaaaatcacaaaataaaacatcacGTGCATGTCAAcgtagattattatttatgcttAAACAACCACGTACTGTACATAGTGTATCACTTGGTgttgaagaattaaaacaaaatcattttattacaaGTAAATATGGTGAtgttataacaaaaattaaaaaaattataaatattgatgaaagaGATGAAAAATGTgctgaaatatttaaagaacTTGTTGCATATGttgctaaaaaatattatgatatatcacataaaaaaattaaaaataatttacataatataaatacaatacaagaatttaatttactatatGAAATATGTGATTCatcacaaaaaatacaaaatatacgTAATCAACAATATGATATTAAAAGTTtacatgatatttatttatcaacattaaatTCAGTTATTTATAGTTCAATGAATTGTGAAAATCATACATCATGGGCATAtcaattatgtaaaatatataaacaatatccAGAATATTTATTACGTAATGCCATAACAAAAATAAGAACACAACAAATGAtatcagttaaaaaaacatatgaaacaattgttaaaaaacgTGGTAATTTTATGCCATTAAGTAgtaatcaatatcaatttagTATtgcatataattataaattttatatgaaactaccagattatatatttaatgatgtatttagcttttttaaaaatattattaattcatataaaacaatgacaaataataattctataaATGATggtgtattaattaattcatcaacaaatagTGGTATGGTTTTTAGTATTtatgaatcattattaaataatttaattaattttaatattaatataccaGATCATATTATAACACTTGATCCAAATTGTAGTGAATATGATGATGAAACATTTGCTAGAATATCTAAAAGATATCAAGATATATTAGCCAGTTTAGAACAGCTCAAATTTGAACGTAATACAAAtactaataatgataataatgatgctgATATTAtggaaattgaaaatgataatagtaataataatgaaaaagttaaaaatgataatgaaattgattcaaatacagataaacaaaaaacaaataaaaaatctgttAATACAAAAGCTTCATCTTGGACAGTTGCTCAtcttaaatcattattatttgatgaaactATAAATAgccaaattgataataatagtacagtaaataatgaaagaaaatatgataattttttaaatgataaaacaatggATATTGAATATTTACGTCTTCAAGATGGTActgttattgaaataacaaaagatgatgttaaaaatgaaaaatcattactacttgatgatgatatgtatgatatatttttaaatgcacgTGAAAAAGATGATTATAAAGAATGTTATAATGATCGTATGGCTATTGATAGACTAATGGCTATTGTTGATGAGCCAGAAACAATGGAAATTGAGACATCAAATCAACAGGTtgaagaaaatatacaaacaaatttatctGATAATCAAATTTCACAAAAACAAACAGAAACAATTGATATAAACAATGATGAtagcattaaaaataataatataaatattaataaaaatagtgaaataataaataataaaaataatgatacaaatgatgacaataaaaaaaaatatacaagaattgcattattaaaaatgagaGAAGAATTAACTGAtttaccaaataataattatgctcatgattattttcatgtaaatgcatttgatatttattataaattacctCAACTTGATAAtgaattgttgaataattctgaattaataattgataataaattaactagtAAGTTATTAatgtttgatgataataatgataaaataattacgtctgattttaatgataatatattatatccaACTGATCCAATTGacattgatgaaattaaaaatttaattattgataaatatgacattgatgaaaataatattaatgatataataaattttgttgaaaataaacatGAACAAGGTGCAACATTAAAACAgctaacaattaattattataaattaattggtaataaattgtataaaatattattatttttatgtaaaaaaaaattatttttacgtaCTGGTGTTACTGTAACAcgttatatacataaaaaatatactgatcCTTGGATTATTAAATCAGTTAGAATAAAACGTTTACAAAGAGAAAATTTACCACCAATTCCACAATCatcaatttatctattttcaaatagcaaattaaataaagatgaTCCAACAATAAATCAAGATAAAATGGAAATTGATAATGAACAATCAACATCATCTAAAAGTAATACATATAATAcagctgatgaaaaaaaaactatcatgAAAATTGGAGATGTTGAAAAAGCAGTACAAACATTAGATTCAAA caccaCAGAAAATGTCAATGTTATTATAAGACCATGGATTAAAGTTGATggacaaattaataatagtgtatttgaaaaaatgctTGGATCTGTATTGTCATATTGTTCAATGAATCCTGGTGTTTATATGACTAAAGTACAAGATAAATTTTCACCAGCTTTACAATATTATCATACTAGAGAACTCATTGAG TTTttggttaaattaaattgtttaaaattgacaatattgAAGAAAGAAGCTTCGACATTATTTTCAAAGTCGGAATTTTCACGTCTCA aaTATCCTTTGGAAAATGATGGTTCATCTGAATTTGAAGCTGATATTATAATTGATACAACAAtttgttcaataataaaattttcatcatttttacgtGAAAACAAGAGtcaattacaattataa